A section of the Alkalihalobacillus sp. LMS39 genome encodes:
- a CDS encoding substrate-binding domain-containing protein, which yields MGTSMKYKMLLIIAILFVTGCTPTEQVSNSENQKKLISNQEDIYIGFLLDTLQDERWYNDKELFEGEVEKLGGRVKTLAANGSSEVQISQAELLLEEGVDVLVVVPQDAESSAVIVEMAHEKNVKVVSYDRLIRNADLDYYISFDNEKVGELQATEILNHVSSGEFAYVGGAESDNNAVLFRAGAMKVLQPLIEKGDITLVSDGYTDGWNPAVAEENMDETLRRNGNQIDAVIAANDGTAGGVIRALAKVGLDGQVPVSGQDAELAAVQRVVNGTQTMTVYKSINMLAEQAASVAMRVAKQEEIETNHTIENGKVSVPSILLEPITVTKDNVKETVIKEGYLKEEDIYK from the coding sequence ATGGGTACGTCGATGAAATATAAAATGTTATTGATAATTGCTATATTGTTTGTAACTGGGTGTACACCAACCGAACAAGTGTCCAATAGTGAAAATCAGAAAAAATTAATTTCGAACCAAGAAGATATATATATAGGATTTTTACTAGATACACTTCAAGATGAGCGATGGTATAACGATAAGGAATTGTTTGAGGGTGAGGTTGAGAAACTGGGAGGTAGAGTTAAAACTCTTGCAGCAAACGGAAGTAGTGAAGTTCAAATTTCTCAGGCAGAGCTGTTACTTGAAGAAGGGGTGGATGTGTTAGTTGTCGTTCCTCAAGATGCTGAATCGTCAGCAGTGATCGTTGAAATGGCACACGAAAAAAATGTGAAGGTTGTTTCGTATGACCGCTTAATCCGTAATGCCGATTTAGATTATTATATTTCTTTTGATAATGAAAAAGTGGGAGAATTACAAGCGACAGAAATCTTAAATCATGTCTCCTCTGGTGAGTTTGCATATGTAGGTGGAGCTGAATCAGATAATAATGCGGTATTGTTTAGAGCTGGAGCTATGAAAGTGTTACAACCACTAATAGAAAAAGGGGACATTACACTAGTTTCTGATGGGTATACTGATGGTTGGAACCCTGCGGTAGCCGAAGAAAATATGGATGAGACTTTACGAAGGAATGGCAATCAAATTGATGCGGTTATTGCTGCTAATGATGGAACGGCAGGCGGGGTTATTCGAGCGTTAGCAAAAGTAGGCTTAGATGGACAAGTGCCTGTTTCTGGTCAAGATGCGGAATTGGCTGCGGTGCAAAGAGTTGTTAACGGCACACAAACGATGACCGTGTATAAATCCATTAATATGCTTGCTGAACAAGCAGCAAGTGTTGCAATGAGGGTAGCAAAACAAGAAGAAATTGAAACGAACCATACAATTGAAAATGGGAAAGTAAGTGTACCATCTATCCTTTTAGAGCCGATTACAGTGACAAAAGATAATGTAAAAGAAACTGTCATTAAAGAGGGGTATCTTAAGGAAGAGGATATTTATAAATAA
- a CDS encoding nuclear transport factor 2 family protein, translating into MNNEKKATELAQEQLDAYNVGDIERFLHVYADDVVVMEFPSQHVMYKGKEGMRERYTQLFNDNPNNHAELLNRVVKGNIVIDHEFVTGRENGIELYAVAMYEIIDDKIKHVWFVK; encoded by the coding sequence ATGAACAATGAAAAAAAAGCGACAGAATTAGCTCAGGAACAACTTGATGCCTATAACGTAGGAGATATTGAACGATTTTTACATGTCTATGCAGATGATGTTGTTGTTATGGAGTTTCCGTCACAACATGTGATGTATAAAGGAAAAGAAGGAATGCGGGAACGTTACACACAGTTATTTAATGATAACCCAAATAATCATGCAGAGCTTTTAAACCGAGTTGTCAAAGGAAATATTGTTATAGATCATGAATTTGTAACAGGAAGAGAAAATGGCATCGAATTATATGCAGTCGCAATGTACGAAATAATTGATGATAAAATAAAACATGTTTGGTTTGTGAAATAA
- a CDS encoding sucrose-6-phosphate hydrolase → MTKDEQLRNDVVERVKKAQEIVEKDDYRLHYHIMPPVGLLNDPNGWIQVNGIYHLFYQWMPFKTGHGAKFWGHYTTKNFVEWTHEPIALTPSESYEKDGCYSGSAIEYNGQLYLFYTGNVKNEKGERETYQCLAVSNDGLSFEKKGPVITLPKGYTAHFRDPKVWEQDGRFFMVIGAQTTDKKGAVVLFSSDNLIDWNEEGILAGGGSGKLANFGYMFECPDLFSLNGQDVFVFSPQGIEAEGMKYQNVYQAGYVLGIFDANNGTYDHGEFEELDRGFDFYAPQTTEDDKGRRILYAWMSVPDQDEQSHPTIEYGWLHNMTLPRELTLRDNKLLQLPLIELQQLRKGEAISHQVTIDKQRVEFEQVKGKSLELKVDEIAVETGMFDIIFGSAARVIYSSEQKIFTLERQSYVDGVTEKRQCALPKLESLHIFLDTSSIEIFINGGEETFTARFYPATNEDSVRFGATGKTSFNLRKWELKKLVVKQRE, encoded by the coding sequence ATGACAAAAGATGAGCAATTGAGAAATGACGTCGTTGAACGGGTAAAAAAAGCTCAAGAAATTGTAGAAAAAGATGACTACCGGCTCCATTATCATATTATGCCACCAGTAGGATTGTTAAATGATCCGAATGGTTGGATTCAAGTTAATGGGATTTATCATTTGTTTTATCAGTGGATGCCATTTAAGACAGGCCATGGAGCTAAGTTTTGGGGGCATTATACGACAAAGAATTTTGTGGAATGGACACATGAGCCGATTGCTTTAACCCCTTCTGAATCGTATGAAAAAGACGGTTGTTATTCAGGAAGTGCGATCGAATATAATGGACAGCTTTATTTATTTTATACAGGAAATGTGAAAAATGAAAAAGGGGAGCGGGAAACATACCAATGTCTTGCGGTCTCAAATGATGGTCTTTCATTTGAGAAAAAAGGACCTGTTATTACTCTACCAAAAGGATATACAGCTCATTTTCGCGATCCAAAAGTGTGGGAACAAGATGGTCGTTTTTTTATGGTGATTGGTGCCCAAACAACGGATAAAAAAGGGGCCGTTGTCTTGTTTTCATCCGATAATTTAATCGATTGGAACGAAGAAGGTATTCTTGCTGGTGGCGGCTCAGGAAAACTCGCCAATTTCGGTTATATGTTTGAATGCCCTGATTTGTTTTCATTGAATGGGCAAGACGTTTTTGTTTTCTCCCCACAAGGGATAGAAGCAGAAGGAATGAAATATCAAAACGTTTATCAAGCGGGGTATGTGCTCGGGATATTTGATGCAAACAATGGGACGTATGACCATGGAGAATTTGAAGAGTTAGATCGTGGCTTTGATTTCTATGCTCCCCAGACGACAGAAGACGATAAAGGAAGACGGATTTTATATGCTTGGATGAGTGTTCCTGACCAAGATGAACAATCGCATCCAACGATAGAGTATGGATGGTTACACAATATGACATTACCTCGTGAATTAACTCTCCGAGACAATAAGCTGTTGCAACTCCCCCTAATTGAATTGCAGCAGTTACGAAAAGGTGAAGCCATTTCTCACCAGGTGACAATAGATAAACAAAGAGTTGAGTTTGAACAAGTTAAAGGGAAATCACTCGAACTAAAGGTAGACGAAATAGCTGTTGAAACCGGAATGTTTGATATCATCTTTGGGTCAGCAGCAAGAGTGATATACTCTAGTGAACAAAAGATATTTACATTAGAGAGACAAAGTTATGTTGATGGTGTAACTGAAAAACGACAATGTGCACTTCCGAAATTGGAATCACTACACATTTTTCTTGATACATCATCAATTGAAATTTTCATTAATGGAGGGGAAGAAACGTTCACTGCTCGTTTTTATCCCGCAACAAATGAAGACTCGGTTCGATTTGGAGCAACAGGTAAGACGTCGTTTAACTTGAGGAAATGGGAGTTAAAGAAGTTGGTCGTAAAACAAAGAGAATAG
- a CDS encoding sucrose-specific PTS transporter subunit IIBC, which produces MNHQEIAKQLVEHLGGADNVVSATHCATRLRLVIEDESQINKEAIEDLDEVKGAFLSSGQFQIIFGTGTVNKVFAHFGPLVGANSEEKKEKVSHSDAAKRKMNPFARFARTLSNIFVPIIPAIVASGMLMGLLGLMNTYNWVDPESALFMMLDMFSSAAFIILPILIGYSAAKEFGGNPYLGAVIGGIMTHPALLNPWGLSNAQPETLDFFGFGVEMLGYQGTVIPVLLTVYLMSKIEKALRKVIPNVVDLLLTPFLTVIITGFIALLVIGPLGRGLGNGITMVLDFVYDTAGPIAGLIFGGLYSTIVLTGVHHSFHAIEAELLVNVGGNYLLPIWAMANVAQGGATLAVFVKTKIQKTKSIALPAAVSAFLGITEPAIFGVNLRYRRPFIGAMIGGALGGAYVVFTQVMANGIGITGIPMFAIAKDPVNYGIGFLIAVAGSFIATLLLGWKEDPKE; this is translated from the coding sequence ATGAATCATCAAGAAATAGCGAAACAGCTAGTTGAACACTTAGGTGGAGCGGACAATGTTGTAAGCGCTACTCATTGTGCGACACGCCTTCGTCTTGTCATTGAAGATGAAAGTCAAATTAACAAAGAGGCGATTGAAGACTTAGACGAAGTGAAAGGCGCGTTTTTAAGTAGCGGTCAGTTTCAAATCATATTTGGCACAGGGACAGTAAACAAAGTGTTTGCTCATTTTGGTCCACTCGTAGGGGCAAATTCAGAAGAAAAGAAGGAAAAGGTATCACATAGTGATGCAGCGAAACGTAAAATGAATCCATTTGCTCGCTTTGCTCGCACGCTTTCAAACATTTTTGTTCCTATCATTCCGGCGATTGTAGCGTCAGGTATGTTAATGGGGCTATTAGGATTAATGAACACATATAATTGGGTAGACCCTGAAAGCGCCCTTTTTATGATGTTAGACATGTTCTCGTCAGCTGCATTTATCATTTTGCCAATATTAATTGGATATAGTGCAGCAAAAGAATTTGGTGGAAACCCATATTTAGGGGCAGTTATCGGCGGAATAATGACTCATCCGGCATTATTAAATCCATGGGGACTAAGTAATGCTCAACCAGAAACCCTTGATTTCTTCGGGTTTGGAGTTGAAATGTTAGGTTATCAAGGAACAGTTATTCCAGTGTTATTAACGGTTTACCTTATGTCAAAAATTGAAAAAGCCTTACGCAAAGTAATCCCGAACGTAGTAGATTTATTGTTAACACCGTTTTTAACAGTCATCATTACCGGATTTATTGCACTTCTAGTTATTGGGCCATTAGGTCGAGGATTAGGAAATGGAATTACAATGGTACTAGATTTTGTTTACGATACAGCCGGACCAATAGCGGGTTTAATTTTCGGAGGATTATATTCAACGATTGTGTTAACTGGTGTTCATCATAGCTTCCATGCGATTGAAGCGGAACTACTCGTGAATGTTGGCGGGAACTATTTATTACCAATTTGGGCGATGGCCAACGTGGCTCAAGGTGGTGCGACATTAGCTGTGTTTGTAAAAACGAAAATTCAAAAAACAAAAAGCATTGCGCTACCAGCTGCAGTTTCAGCCTTTTTAGGAATTACAGAACCGGCCATTTTTGGGGTGAACTTACGATACCGCCGTCCATTTATCGGGGCAATGATTGGTGGAGCTCTTGGTGGAGCTTATGTAGTCTTTACTCAAGTTATGGCAAACGGAATCGGCATAACAGGTATACCGATGTTTGCCATTGCCAAAGACCCTGTTAATTATGGAATTGGATTTTTAATTGCTGTAGCAGGATCATTTATTGCAACATTATTGTTAGGTTGGAAAGAGGATCCTAAAGAATAA
- a CDS encoding aminoimidazole riboside kinase: MKKGILSLGEVLIDFIPLDETNTTYQKSPGGAPANVAVGVSRLGLPSTFIGKVGDDVLGRFLKETLESYGVKTEQLTLTKDVRTGVVFVTNAKDGERSFDFYINPSADRFLQASEINESVFETNKVLHFGSISMISSPAKEATRFAVEKAREQGLIISYDPNLRLGLWDSEMEAKETIISMLNKADMVKISEEELEFITGEATIEAGVEKLKKYNIPLLLVTLGGKGSYVYTRTGSAHVPALKVDAVDTTGAGDAFVSGMLYSLHEYEGHIETLKVQEAVKMAAFASVSGALAASTKGAMTALPTLSEVKQLLKENVE; the protein is encoded by the coding sequence ATGAAAAAAGGAATTCTTTCGTTAGGGGAAGTGCTTATTGACTTTATTCCGTTAGATGAAACGAATACTACCTATCAAAAAAGCCCTGGTGGAGCTCCAGCAAATGTAGCCGTTGGGGTTTCTCGATTAGGTCTTCCTTCCACTTTCATAGGAAAAGTGGGAGATGACGTGTTAGGACGTTTTTTAAAGGAGACATTAGAAAGCTACGGTGTTAAAACAGAGCAATTAACTTTAACTAAGGATGTTCGGACTGGTGTTGTGTTTGTAACAAATGCAAAAGATGGTGAACGCAGTTTTGATTTTTATATTAATCCAAGTGCGGACCGTTTTTTACAGGCAAGTGAAATAAACGAAAGTGTGTTTGAAACAAACAAAGTTCTCCACTTTGGATCTATATCTATGATTAGTAGCCCAGCTAAAGAGGCGACAAGATTTGCGGTTGAAAAAGCAAGAGAGCAAGGCTTAATTATTTCTTATGATCCGAACTTACGCTTAGGCTTGTGGGATTCCGAAATGGAAGCAAAAGAAACGATAATCTCAATGTTGAACAAAGCAGATATGGTGAAAATTTCTGAAGAAGAATTAGAATTTATTACAGGTGAAGCAACTATTGAAGCTGGTGTCGAGAAATTGAAAAAGTATAATATACCTTTACTTCTTGTCACATTAGGTGGAAAGGGAAGCTATGTTTATACAAGGACAGGTTCTGCACATGTTCCAGCGCTAAAGGTGGATGCGGTCGATACGACAGGGGCTGGTGATGCGTTTGTATCGGGAATGCTGTATTCGTTACACGAATATGAAGGACATATTGAGACATTGAAAGTACAAGAAGCAGTAAAGATGGCTGCATTTGCTTCCGTATCTGGTGCACTCGCGGCTTCGACAAAAGGGGCGATGACCGCACTTCCGACATTATCTGAAGTAAAACAATTATTAAAGGAGAATGTGGAATGA
- a CDS encoding (deoxy)nucleoside triphosphate pyrophosphohydrolase, with translation MKKEIQVVGAVIVHEGTILCAQRGHSKVLPLKWEFPGGKIEKGESPKQALQREIEEELQCQIEVGEQIDYTVYEYDFGIVHLTTYYCQLVAGYPTITEHIEFRWLQKEELHTLDWAPADIPAIHKIQKSKNRD, from the coding sequence ATGAAAAAAGAAATTCAAGTAGTTGGTGCTGTCATTGTTCATGAAGGCACGATATTATGTGCACAGCGAGGACATTCAAAAGTTTTACCGTTAAAATGGGAGTTTCCAGGTGGAAAAATAGAAAAAGGAGAAAGTCCAAAACAAGCTCTACAACGTGAAATAGAAGAGGAACTTCAATGTCAAATTGAAGTCGGTGAACAAATCGACTATACGGTGTATGAATATGATTTCGGCATTGTTCATCTCACGACCTATTATTGTCAACTAGTAGCTGGTTATCCTACTATAACAGAACATATTGAATTTCGCTGGTTACAAAAAGAAGAACTCCATACATTAGACTGGGCACCCGCTGATATACCTGCTATACATAAAATCCAAAAGTCAAAAAACAGAGATTAA
- a CDS encoding histidine phosphatase family protein: protein MLTLYVTRHGETEWNIEKRLQGWKNSNLTEKGRRNAILLANRLQNTKFDAIYSSPSERAIQTAEIIKQQRSICIFKDDNLREIHLGEWEGQTQEQLEQQFPHEYFAFWNTPHLYTTETGETFFDIEKRVDTFLQSVAKHHKTGTVLVVSHSVWIKVLLAKCKNVPIKQLWQPPYIHDTSLTIMTISGNDYNMIVEGDISHRE, encoded by the coding sequence ATGCTCACTCTATATGTAACAAGGCATGGTGAAACAGAATGGAACATTGAAAAACGGTTACAAGGATGGAAAAACTCGAACTTAACGGAAAAAGGGCGTCGAAATGCTATTCTGTTAGCGAATCGCTTACAAAACACGAAGTTCGATGCTATCTATTCAAGTCCAAGTGAACGAGCGATTCAAACAGCAGAAATCATAAAACAACAGCGGAGTATATGTATTTTCAAAGATGATAACTTACGAGAAATTCATTTAGGTGAATGGGAAGGGCAAACACAAGAACAGTTAGAACAACAATTTCCTCATGAATACTTTGCGTTTTGGAATACACCACATTTATATACAACGGAAACAGGAGAAACATTTTTTGACATCGAAAAAAGAGTAGATACTTTTTTGCAATCTGTTGCTAAACACCACAAAACAGGTACCGTTTTAGTTGTTAGCCATTCGGTATGGATAAAAGTATTACTAGCGAAGTGTAAAAACGTACCGATTAAGCAACTGTGGCAACCACCATATATTCATGATACAAGTTTAACGATCATGACTATTAGCGGGAACGACTATAACATGATAGTGGAAGGTGATATCTCACATCGTGAATAA
- a CDS encoding HAMP domain-containing methyl-accepting chemotaxis protein: MIKEKWSNISIGGKYFIVFGLMASTFLMSIVITYLFLNNTNREMGKTLVKSEVAVHASDLIALYHEKYTLIPEYLLLAEEEKLHEYLEYSKQFTHVAKQLQQHLPEEQVTTFNQMIENNHELDQYFFSIVVPNVQQINTAEFQEIQAEVNALKTETALLGDELRIAATTFNQSAIQSAQNDLRTIIIILIFSTAISIVVSAGFLIWISRGIKNNLQFIVNRSKEIASGQLNNEELAYVGKDEIGQLSHSINVMGTNLRDMISEVSTLSSEVDVQSKTLLHSADEVKVGSEQVAITIEEMAKGSTTQADGAARISENTQDFSEDIRSVGEHSEKLVVFSKEVLQVSAQGDKQMKDSLGQIGLVNEVMESSVLKVKSLEGKTQSITEIVHVIKSIAEQTNLLALNASIEAARAGEAGKGFAVVATEVRKLAEEVTHSVENIAGIVYSIKEETTTMADELQHGYEEVNKGTLMIKETGKEFTNIKVKVEEMSEKINDVSSVFKKVETSSQHINESVENIAAISEESAAGAEEIAASVIEQSQSVDTISKSAKALSSRVDQMNLLIKRFRL, translated from the coding sequence GTGATAAAAGAGAAATGGTCAAATATAAGCATTGGGGGAAAATACTTTATTGTATTCGGACTCATGGCAAGTACGTTTCTTATGTCTATTGTTATAACGTATTTGTTCTTAAATAATACAAATAGAGAAATGGGAAAAACGCTAGTGAAAAGTGAAGTTGCTGTGCATGCAAGTGACTTAATTGCTTTGTATCATGAAAAATACACATTAATACCCGAATATTTACTTTTAGCAGAGGAAGAGAAACTACATGAGTATTTAGAATATAGCAAGCAATTCACCCATGTAGCTAAACAGTTACAGCAACATTTGCCTGAAGAGCAAGTGACGACATTTAATCAAATGATTGAAAATAATCATGAACTTGATCAATATTTCTTTAGCATCGTAGTACCAAATGTTCAGCAAATTAATACTGCTGAATTTCAAGAAATTCAAGCGGAAGTGAATGCATTAAAAACCGAGACAGCTCTTCTCGGAGATGAATTACGAATCGCAGCAACAACGTTTAATCAATCTGCCATTCAATCTGCCCAAAATGATTTAAGAACGATTATTATTATATTAATTTTCTCAACTGCAATTTCGATCGTAGTATCCGCTGGCTTTTTAATATGGATTAGTCGTGGTATTAAGAATAACCTTCAATTCATTGTTAATCGAAGTAAAGAGATTGCGTCAGGACAGTTAAATAATGAAGAATTAGCGTATGTTGGAAAAGACGAGATTGGACAACTCTCACATTCTATAAATGTAATGGGGACAAACTTACGAGATATGATATCAGAAGTTTCAACATTATCAAGTGAAGTTGATGTCCAAAGTAAGACTTTGCTTCACTCTGCAGATGAAGTGAAAGTTGGAAGTGAACAGGTTGCGATTACAATTGAAGAGATGGCAAAAGGTTCAACGACTCAAGCAGACGGTGCGGCAAGGATATCAGAAAATACTCAAGACTTTAGTGAAGATATTCGCTCAGTTGGAGAACATAGTGAAAAACTAGTTGTCTTTTCAAAAGAAGTGTTACAAGTGTCTGCTCAAGGTGATAAACAAATGAAAGATTCATTAGGCCAGATTGGGCTTGTGAATGAAGTAATGGAATCATCTGTTTTGAAAGTGAAAAGTTTAGAAGGAAAAACACAGTCAATTACTGAAATCGTACATGTAATTAAATCGATTGCAGAGCAAACAAATTTATTAGCGTTAAATGCATCGATTGAAGCTGCAAGAGCAGGTGAAGCAGGAAAAGGGTTTGCTGTTGTTGCAACAGAAGTTCGCAAGCTTGCTGAAGAAGTAACACATTCTGTTGAGAATATTGCTGGAATTGTTTATTCAATTAAAGAAGAAACGACAACGATGGCAGATGAGCTTCAGCATGGGTATGAAGAGGTTAATAAAGGAACGCTGATGATAAAAGAAACAGGTAAGGAATTCACAAACATTAAAGTGAAAGTAGAAGAGATGTCAGAAAAAATCAATGATGTTTCATCTGTGTTCAAAAAAGTAGAAACGTCAAGTCAGCATATTAATGAATCTGTTGAGAATATTGCTGCTATTTCAGAGGAATCGGCAGCAGGGGCAGAGGAGATTGCAGCTTCTGTAATAGAACAAAGTCAGTCGGTCGATACAATTTCAAAAAGTGCAAAAGCTTTATCTTCTCGAGTAGATCAAATGAATCTATTAATAAAACGATTTCGTTTATAA
- a CDS encoding methyl-accepting chemotaxis protein has product MDIQRGQEKETGNQTGLTRYYFRIAEKLNVGTRLILLFVTLLILSVATIAISSYVKAEHMAIEMMENRLVREGDLLQSIAENLKFTYVSDHDYFMQQLEGNVRRQKQKLEEDGIQTNFFYLVEKEIRPFQVSQDSTIVIPDTELTRIETERNGVYQTTINNEKYTMTFQEVKEIEGIYLMVTSTRSYLSPVYNMALFFIIITFGSLIIISLLLIVFVRSITKPLSVLRTKMKDVRNGNLDQTSFSMKTTVPELVSLHKSFSAMMSQMQEMIGEINDTTVQLETTGDELMSSSENALSSSQQLVSAINIVTKGAEQTATSSENSVGSFKEMKYKIESMMKKMETVFTSANTMNDSAIEGEEKISQLIATICTFEYDFERLTETVNQVQNYSNQISKVVVLIQGVAEQTKLLALNATIEAARAGDAGKGFAVVANEVRKLAEQSSSAMEEVTNSIVNMETITAEASEEFEQIHSKMKMNLNVANDSKSAFDQLMEEIEAVSHNLHSMNSKLKEIEVVFPQLEQSAEVLSSVSQETSASAEEMLAISEGQIQQMEGTTEIGAKLSKLSTSLALIIKKYKI; this is encoded by the coding sequence ATGGACATTCAAAGAGGGCAAGAAAAGGAAACAGGCAATCAAACAGGCTTGACCCGATATTATTTTCGAATTGCTGAAAAGCTAAATGTAGGAACTAGGTTAATTTTACTATTTGTCACATTACTAATTTTATCTGTAGCCACAATAGCTATTAGTTCTTATGTAAAAGCAGAGCATATGGCGATCGAGATGATGGAAAACAGACTCGTACGCGAAGGTGATTTACTTCAGTCTATAGCAGAAAATTTAAAGTTCACCTATGTTAGTGATCATGATTATTTTATGCAACAATTAGAAGGTAATGTACGAAGGCAGAAGCAAAAGCTAGAAGAGGATGGAATCCAAACGAACTTTTTCTATTTAGTTGAGAAGGAGATTAGGCCGTTTCAAGTTAGTCAAGACTCTACCATAGTTATTCCAGATACAGAGTTAACTCGAATAGAAACTGAAAGAAACGGTGTCTATCAAACGACAATAAACAATGAAAAATACACAATGACGTTTCAAGAGGTAAAGGAAATTGAAGGAATTTATCTCATGGTTACATCGACTCGGTCATATTTAAGCCCAGTTTATAACATGGCTTTATTTTTCATTATTATTACTTTTGGCAGTTTAATTATCATTTCATTGTTACTCATTGTATTCGTTCGGTCGATAACAAAACCATTATCTGTGCTCCGAACTAAAATGAAAGATGTGAGAAATGGGAATTTGGACCAAACATCTTTTAGTATGAAGACAACAGTACCAGAACTTGTATCTTTACATAAAAGCTTTTCAGCGATGATGAGTCAAATGCAAGAAATGATTGGAGAAATAAATGATACAACGGTTCAATTAGAAACAACAGGGGATGAATTAATGTCCTCATCTGAAAACGCACTATCTTCGAGTCAGCAATTAGTTTCTGCGATTAACATTGTTACAAAAGGAGCAGAACAAACGGCAACTAGCTCAGAAAATAGTGTTGGAAGTTTTAAAGAAATGAAATATAAGATTGAATCGATGATGAAAAAGATGGAGACGGTGTTTACAAGTGCAAATACGATGAATGATTCGGCCATAGAAGGCGAAGAAAAAATTTCACAACTAATCGCTACGATTTGTACGTTTGAATATGACTTTGAACGATTAACTGAAACAGTCAATCAAGTCCAGAACTATTCAAACCAAATTTCAAAAGTTGTTGTGTTAATACAAGGTGTTGCCGAACAAACGAAACTGCTTGCACTCAATGCCACAATTGAAGCTGCCCGTGCCGGCGATGCAGGAAAGGGATTTGCTGTTGTTGCAAACGAAGTTAGGAAACTCGCAGAACAAAGCTCATCTGCTATGGAAGAAGTTACAAACTCAATTGTAAATATGGAAACGATAACAGCTGAAGCATCTGAAGAATTTGAACAAATACATAGCAAGATGAAGATGAATTTAAACGTAGCAAATGATTCTAAATCTGCATTTGATCAATTAATGGAAGAGATTGAAGCAGTTAGTCATAATCTTCATAGTATGAATAGTAAGCTAAAGGAAATTGAAGTTGTCTTCCCACAATTAGAACAATCAGCGGAAGTGTTATCTTCGGTTTCACAGGAGACGTCAGCTAGCGCAGAAGAAATGCTTGCCATTAGTGAAGGTCAAATTCAACAAATGGAAGGCACAACGGAGATTGGAGCAAAACTATCTAAGCTATCAACTTCCCTTGCATTGATCATAAAAAAATATAAAATATAA